The window TAAATGAACAGGAGGAGAGTATGGGCGTAATGAAAACCCCAGGCGTGTATATTGTTGAAAAAAACGCCTTTCCTAACTCAGTTGTCGAGGTTGCAACCGCAGTGCCGGTCTTTATCGGTTACACAGAATTTGCTGACAATAAGGGAAAGCCATTATCAAATAAAGCGTGGCGGATTACCTCAATGGCAGAGTTTGTTAGCTATTTTGGGGGCCCTCCAATGCCTAGTTTCTCTCTTTCTGAACCAGGAGGAGGAGACGCCGCGACGGCAGATGCGGGAGAAGAGGGAGAGGGGGCAGCTACTGGAGGAGCAGACAATGCAACAGCCAACTTTTCTATGGGAATTAACCGGAAAACAAGAAATTTTTCCTTTTTCCAACAAAAAGGGCCAAAGGGAGGAAAATATCTCCTCTACCGCTCCATGCAGCTCTTTTTTCAAAATGGGGGCAGCACCTGCTATATTGTCTCAGTAGGAGATTACAGCCAAGATGTGGAGGCAGATAAGTTACAGGCAGGAATCAAAGAACTGCTTAAGGAACAAGAGCCCACTATGGTGGTGATTCCTGAGGCTGTTCTCTTGGACAAGGACAATTGTATTTCTGTGCAACAGGCTGCCTTGGCTCATTGCGGGGGCAAAATGCGAAACCGTATTACCATCCTAGATATCTATGATGGCTGGAAAGATCGAAATCACCCTGACGGTAATTGTATAGACGAGTTCCGTAATGCTCTAGGCATCAATTATCTGGATTTTGCTACTGCCTATTATCCCTGGCTCAACACCACTATTGTCCAGGACAACGAGTTGGGCTACGTCAATTTTGACGAAAAAGAAGAGTTAATGCGGTTAATCCGGGAAGAGCTCAAGCTACCCGAAGAGTTAGACAAAGGCTCGGTAAAAGAGCAACAACAGAATAAGGCTATTCAGAGCATCGGTTACACTGATGAAGAATGGCAGAAACAGATTGCTCAAGATACCGACAAAGAAGCTTCTGATATTACAGAAGATGAGATAGAGCAACATAAGGTACTGTTGAACAAAAGTCTGATCGCCATGAGCCCGGCCTTTAACAGCCTTCTTGCGGAGATGAAAAGTCAGTTAAATCTCCTCCCCCCTGCCGCTGCTATGGCTGGCATCTATACCATGGTGGATAATTCCCGAGGGGTCTGGAAGGCCCCGGCTAATGTCAGTCTGAATGCTGTAATCTCACCTACTGTCAATATCACCCATGACGACCAGGAAGACCTCAACGTCACCACTCAGGGTAAGTCAATTAACGCTATTCGACCTTTTATCGGTGAAGGCACCTTGGTCTGGGGTGCCCGAACCTTAGACGGGAACAGCC is drawn from Candidatus Electrothrix aestuarii and contains these coding sequences:
- a CDS encoding phage tail sheath C-terminal domain-containing protein, which produces MGVMKTPGVYIVEKNAFPNSVVEVATAVPVFIGYTEFADNKGKPLSNKAWRITSMAEFVSYFGGPPMPSFSLSEPGGGDAATADAGEEGEGAATGGADNATANFSMGINRKTRNFSFFQQKGPKGGKYLLYRSMQLFFQNGGSTCYIVSVGDYSQDVEADKLQAGIKELLKEQEPTMVVIPEAVLLDKDNCISVQQAALAHCGGKMRNRITILDIYDGWKDRNHPDGNCIDEFRNALGINYLDFATAYYPWLNTTIVQDNELGYVNFDEKEELMRLIREELKLPEELDKGSVKEQQQNKAIQSIGYTDEEWQKQIAQDTDKEASDITEDEIEQHKVLLNKSLIAMSPAFNSLLAEMKSQLNLLPPAAAMAGIYTMVDNSRGVWKAPANVSLNAVISPTVNITHDDQEDLNVTTQGKSINAIRPFIGEGTLVWGARTLDGNSLDWRYVNVRRTMIMLEESIRLASKAYVFENNTANTWVTIKSMISNFLTGIWKRGGLAGAAPADAFSVHVGLGDTMTPEDILEGIMRITVLVALIRPAEFIEITFQQQMQKS